A single genomic interval of Electrophorus electricus isolate fEleEle1 chromosome 4, fEleEle1.pri, whole genome shotgun sequence harbors:
- the top2b gene encoding DNA topoisomerase 2-beta isoform X3 — MTKASEPRIKFFDGDDFTCVTFQPDLAKFKMEKLDKDIVALLTRRAYDVAGSCRGVKVMLNGKKLPVNGFRSYVDLYVKDKLDETGVALKVVNESVNERWEVCLTMSEKGFQQISFVNSIATTKGGRHIDYVVDQIVAKLIEVVKKKNKAGVSVKPFQVKNHIWVFVNALIENPTFDSQTKENMTLHTKSFGSKCALSEKFIRAATNCGIVESILNWVKFKAQTQLNKKCSSVKHSKIKGIPKLDDANDAGGKHSSDCTLILTEGDSAKSLAVSGLGVIGRDRYGVFPLRGKILNVREATHKQIMENAEINNIIKIVGLQYKKSYDDPDSLKTLRYGKIMIMTDQDQDGSHIKGLLINFFHHNWPSLLKHTFLEEFITPIVKATKNKQEVSFYSIPEFEEWKKQTENHKTWHIKYYKGLGTSTSKEAKEYFADMERHRITFKYGGTEDDAAITLAFSKKKTDDRKEWLTNFMEDRRQRRMHGLPEQYLYGTCTRHLSYNDFINKELILFSNSDNERSIPSLVDGMKPGQRKVLFTCLKRNDKREVKVAQLAGSVAEMSAYHHGEQALMMTIVNLAQNFVGSNNVNILQPLGQFGTRINGGKDAASPRYIFTMLSPLAKLLFPAVDSNLLKFLYDDNQKVEPEWYIPIIPMVLVNGAEGIGTGWACKIPNYDPREIVNNINRMLDHQDPLPMLPSYKNFKGVIHELGQNQYMVSGEVSVLDKNTVEITELPIRTWTQAYKESVLEPMLQGTEKTPALITDYKEYHTDATVKFVVRMTEEKLAQAEAAGLHKVFKLQSSLTCNSMVLFDHMGCLKRYESVQEILKEFFELRLHYYKLRKDWLVGSLGAESAKLSNQARFVLEKIEGKISIENKTKRDLIRMLVQRGYESDPVAAWNKAQEKALEDEDHDGHESDSSLNSGSSSGPNFNYILNMPLWCLTKEKVDEVLKQRDIKKGELNELQRKVPEDLWREDLAVFIEELDRVEEQERENASLGQGVKLVKGKVGKPKVKKVQLEETLPSPFGRRVEPQITLAMKADASKKMTKRKKGDADLAVKIEFDDDGMVDSNGATGDSLISPSGLPNPAAKPKAPRIKKEKKEPGAPRQRKTPGTAKGAAKKAKKRNPWSDDDDDKSDSDLDESEQPIIPRDTTSRRASAVKAKYTFDFSEEEEEEEDGEEDLENDAPVSPEHSYKDSFPTVQNNNEDEEDEDDIFPPKPTLTSSASETKKKETGSIFPSSKFASSEKSSDSEVKSDSDEDRGIFSSYTSSSAFEKPSPAKKAKKPSEAAAKPRKAPAKPRKPDTFVWDSDSDTAAKKPLAAPKGPSKGRGRKRKMSGSEEDEYRPMKKTGKAPSSRKPKKPASDVDDEDVSSNSFSRMDPTRDRPGRAKKEVRYFAESDDDDMFD; from the exons CCACCACCAAG GGTGGTCGGCACATTGATTATGTCGTGGACCAAATTGTGGCGAAACTCATTGAGGTggtgaagaagaagaacaaagctggtgtgtctgtgaaacCATTCCAG GTCAAGAACCACATTTGGGTGTTTGTGAATGCACTGATCGAGAACCCAACCTTCGACTCTCAGACCAAGGAAAACATGACTCTTCATACCAAAAGCTTTGGTTCCAAATGTGCACTCTCTGAAAAATTCATACGAGCA GCTACAAACTGCGGCATAGTGGAGAGCATTCTGAACTGGGTGAAGTTCAAAGCTCAGACGCAGCTGAATAAAAAGTGCTCTTCAGTCAAACACAGCAAGATCAAAGGCATACCCAAGCTGGACGACGCTAACGATGCCG GTGGGAAGCACTCATCCGACTGCACACTGATCCTGACCGAGGGAGACTCAGCCAAATCGCTGGCCGTCTCGGGGCTGGGCGTGATCGGGCGAGACCGCTATGGGGTCTTCCCCCTAAGGGGCAAAATCCTGAATGTACGAGAGGCCACGCACAAACAG ATCATGGAAAATGCAGAGATCAACAACATCATCAAGATCGTGGGCCTGCAGTACAAGAAGAGCTACGACGACCCCGACTCCCTGAAAACTCTACGATATGGCAAGATCATGATCATGACCGATCAG GATCAAGACGGCTCGCACATCAAGGGCTTGCTCATCAACTTCTTCCACCATAATTGGCCGTCCCTGCTCAAACACACGTTTTTAGAGGAGTTCATCACGCCCATCGTCAAG GCCACCAAGAACAAACAGGAAGTTTCCTTCTACAGCATTCCAGAATTTGAAGAGtggaagaaacagacagagaaccACAAAACGTGGCACATAAAGTACTACAAAG GTTTGGGTACAAGCACAAGCAAAGAGGCAAAGGAGTATTTTGCCGACATGGAGAGACATCGGATCACGTTCAAGTATGGAGGCACAGAGGACGATGCTGCCATTACTTTG GCCTTCAGCAAGAAGAAGACGGACGACAGGAAAGAGTGGCTGACTAACTTCATGGAGGACAGACGACAGAGGAGGATGCACGGCCTGCCCGAG CAATACCTGTACGGCACCTGCACACGCCACCTGTCCTACAACGACTTCATCAACAAAGAGCTCATTCTCTTCTCCAACTCCGACAATGAGAGGTCCATCCCGTCCCTTGTCGATG gtatgaaGCCAGGCCAGAGGAAGGTGCTGTTCACCTGTCTGAAGAGGAATGATAAGAGGGAGGTGAAGGTTGCTCAGCTGGCTGGCTCAGTAGCAGAGATGTCTGCATACCACCAtggcgag CAAGCTCTGATGATGACCATCGTGAATTTGGCCCAGAACTTTGTGGGTAGCAACAATGTAAACATCCTGCAGCCATTGGGTCAGTTTGGCACCCGCATCAACGGGGGCAAAGACGCAGCCAGCCCTCGTTACATTTTCACCATGCTCAG TCCTCTCGCCAAGCTGCTGTTCCCTGCTGTGGACTCCAACCTGCTGAAGTTCCTTTATGATGACAACCAAAAGGTGGAGCCAGAGTGGTACATACCCATAATCCCCATGGTGCTGGTGAACGGAGCCGAGGGCATCGGTACCGGCTGGGCCTGCAAGATCCCCAACTACGACCCACGAGAGATAGTCAACAACATCAACCGCATGCTGGACCACCAGGACCCCCTGCCTATG CTCCCCAGCTATAAGAACTTCAAGGGAGTGATCCATGAGCTGGGGCAGAACCAGTACATGGTCAGTGGTGAGGTCTCTGTGCTGGACAAGAACACCGTTGAGATCACAGAGCTTCCGATTCGCACCTGGACACAG GCATATAAGGAGTCTGTGCTGGAGCCCATGCTCCAGGGCACGGAGAAGACACCGGCACTCATCACGGACTACAAGGAGTACCACACGGACGCCACAGTGAAGTTTGTGGTGCGCATGACGGAGGAGAAGCTTGCCCAGGCCGAGGCGGCAGGTCTCCACAAGGTCTTCAAGTTGCAGTCGTCTCTCACCTGCAACTCCATG GTGCTGTTTGATCACATGGGCTGTCTGAAGCGTTACGAGTCCGTGCAGGAGATCCTGAAGGAGTTCTTTGAGCTGCGCTTGCACTATTACAAACTGAGGAAGGACTGGCTGGTCGGCAGCCTGGGCGCCGAGTCAGCGAAACTTTCCAACCAGGCCCGCTTTGTGCTTGAGAAGATCGAAGGGAAGATTTCGATCG AGAACAAGACCAAGAGGGATCTGATCCGGATGTTGGTGCAGAGGGGTTATGAATCAGACCCCGTGGCCGCCTGGAACAAAGCCCAGGAGAAG GCATTGGAGGACGAGGATCACGACGGCCATGAGAGTGACAGCTCCCTGAACTCGGGCTCCTCCTCAGGTCCCAACTTCAACTACATCCTCAACATGCCCCTGTGGTGCCTGACCAAGGAGAAGGTTGATGAGGTCCTCAAGCAGAGAGACATAAAG AAAGGAGAATTGAATGAACTGCAGAGGAAGGTTCCAGAGGATCTGTGGAGGGAAGACCTGGCCGTGTTTATTGAGGAGTTGGAT cgggtggaggagcaggagcgGGAGAATGCCAGTCTGGGCCAGGGCGTAAAGTTGGTCAAAGGGAAAGTGGGCAAGCCCAAGGTGAAGAAGGTGCAGCTGGAGGAGACGCTGCCGTCACCCTTCGGCCGCCGCGTGGAGCCCCAGATCACACTGGCCATGAAGGCCGACGCCTCCAAGAAGATGACCAAGAGGAAGAAG GGCGATGCGGACCTGGCAGTGAAGATAGAGTTTGACGATGACGGTATGGTGGACTCCAACGGGGCGACAGGAGACTCGCTCATTTCCCCATCGGGCCTGCCCAACCCCGCCGCCAAGCCCAAGGCTCCGCGCAtcaagaaggagaagaaagaacCTG GTGCCCCCAGGCAGAGGAAGACTCCAGGCACAGCGAAGGGTGCGGCCAAAAAGGCGAAGAAGCGAAACCCCTGGTcggacgacgacgacgacaagTCCGACAGCGACCTGGACGAGAGCGAGCAGCCCATCATCCCGCGAGACACAACGTCACGGAGAGCGTCAG CTGTGAAGGCGAAGTACACATTTGACTTCtccgaggaggaggaagaggaagaggacggCGAGGAAGACCTGGAGAATGATGCTCCAGTCTCGCCGGAGCACTCCTACAAAGACAGCTTCCCCACGGTGCAGAACAACAACgaggacgaggaggacgaggacgacATATTTCCCCCTAAGCCCACTTTGACATC TTCTGCTTCAGAAACCAAGAAGAAGGAGACAGGGAGTATATTCCCCTCATCCAAATTCGCCTCCTCAGAGAAAAGTAGTGACAGCG AAGTGAAGTCAGACAGTGACGAGGACAGAGGAATCTTCTCATCATACACCAGCAGCTCAGCTTTTGAGAAGCCTTCTCCAGCTAAAAAAG CTAAGAAGCCATCTGAAGCAGCAGCCAAGCCACGCAAAGCACCAGCCAAACCCAGGAAGCCCGACACCTTCGTCTGGGACTCAGACTCAGACACGGCAGCGAAGAAGCCCCTGGCAGCGCCCAAAGGCCCAAGCAAAGgcagggggaggaagaggaagatgtcCGGCTCCGAAGAAGATGAGTACCGGCCCATGAAGAAGACAGGAAAGGCTCCAAGCAGCCGG AAACCGAAAAAGCCAGCTTCCGATGTGGACGATGAAGACGTGAGTAGTAACAGCTTCAGCCGCATGGACCCGACTAGAGACCGGCCGGGCCGGGCCAAGAAAGAGGTCAGATATTTTGCGGAGTCTGACGACGATGACATGTTTGACTAG